DNA sequence from the Candidatus Planktophila sulfonica genome:
AAAGCCCATTAGTTAGCGCCCACCACTTCTTTTTCGCTGTTTAATAAAACATTCTTTACATCTGCAGAATCAAGGTGTGCATCGACATAATCAACGCCACCTTGTGACCATGGATTGCATCGCACAATGCGCCATGCAGCCATAGCTAAACCTTTTACTCCGTAGCGACCGATTGCTGTGATCGCATAGTTTGAACATGATGGGTAGTACTTACAACGCGGTGCGAAATTAGATGTCGCCACCTGATATCCACGAATCAACAGAGTAAATACTCTTCTCATTACTTCGCCGCCACCTTTTCAGAGCGGGAAATCAACTTTGAAATCAGCTCAGTGATTTCGGTTTCGATATTTGAATCGCCATCTTGTCCAAG
Encoded proteins:
- the yidD gene encoding membrane protein insertion efficiency factor YidD, with the translated sequence MRRVFTLLIRGYQVATSNFAPRCKYYPSCSNYAITAIGRYGVKGLAMAAWRIVRCNPWSQGGVDYVDAHLDSADVKNVLLNSEKEVVGAN